GAAGATCTTCATAGGAAAGTACAGCCTGAACAGTTACAGCGACAGGTCCTGGATCAAAAACTTTTAAATCCTTCACGGTTAATCCCATAGATGTTGTTTCAACGTGTTTACCTAACTTCCCGTCTACATAGTATGTGCTACCTGACCACCCTGCAATTCTCGCTGTCCCAAGTTCATTGTACAAGATTCCTTCAACATTGCCATATTTAGTAAAATTTGCTAATCCGTGGTTATTTACCTTGACCGTAAAATTTTTGTTTATTACATTGTATTCCCCTTCTTTTTCCTCAATTGTGAAAGCTGGTTCGAATTGTAGTAAGTCTAAATCCCAATCATCCGATACAACTATGTTGGCTTCATTCTTAAATACAAATTGGAGAAAATCTGAAGAGGAAATCCTTCCGTTTTGATCAACATCCACAATCTGATAGGGAAGATTCTTCCCTTTCGAATCTTTTATTCTGATAGAATTCCAGTTTGCATCGAAATCATATCCAACAAAATCCAACAACTCAGAAAAACTCACCACAAATGGAACCTCAAGGTTTGTCATTTGCTCGGTAGAAACTTTTAACACCTTTTCCTCTGCAAAAAGAGTGAAGGCTACAAGAAGAACCGTCACTAAAGTTACAAACATCCTCGCTTTTTTCACTTTTGTTCCTCCTCCTTTCATTTTTCATAAATACATTTATTGGGATACTCCAAACCAACCAGACTTTGTGTTTTATCGTTATGTAAGCGCTTACAATCTTATTGATAATTATAGCACCTAAAAAGAATCTATGCAAAGTCGATTATAACTGTTTAAATGTAATTAAAAGCAATTATAGACCTTTAGCAGTCGAAATCTCCTATTTTCTTATTTTTTGATTTTCTAAATACATTTCATCGAACCCAACTTATTAGAAAAATGGAGATTTTTTCAAATAATTGAGAATAATTACCTTTAATTGGCCTTATTTGGTTATAACCAGGTTTGACTTTCTTTTAGGATGCTGTTATAATTTTCTTGTAAGCGCTTACAATATGGAGGTTTTACTAAATGTCAAAGATAGATGATGTTGCAAAATTAGCTGGTGTATCTATAGCCTCAGTATCAAGAGTTTTGAATTCAAAAGACAATGTTTCAAAAAAAACTAGAGAAAAAGTTTTGCAAGCTATCGAAGAATTAGATTATAAACCCTCGAGAATCGCTCGAAATTTAGCCAACAAAAAAAGTTCTTATAACATTGGTTTAGTCATTAGTAAAAGGATAGACAAAATTCTCAAGGGAAATGATTCATTTGGTATAAGAGAGTTCTATACAACTGTTTTAGCAGGAATTGAAAGTTTAGCAAAAGAAAACAACATCCAAATAAAATTGGAAACCTTTGATAATGGAAACAGAAAATTATTGGAAGGGTTGGATGGCTTGCTTATAATGGGAGGAGACCGTCTACCTAAGTTAGTCGAAAATTCAGATTTACCAAAGGTACTTGTAGATAATTATATTCCTGCTTTAAAAGTTGATTCCGTAATCTCAAACGGCTTTGATGGCGCCTATTATACAATAAAACAAATGCTCTCACGAGGATATAAAAAGATTGTACATATTCACGGTCCACTTACATATTGGGGATTTAGAAATAGATTTGAAGGATACACGGCAGCGATGACTGAATTTCGATTGCTGCCTCAAACATTCGAGTGTGACGAAACTCCAGAAGGTATATTATATGCATTAAATTTATCTTTATCCAAAAAACCTGATGTAATTTTTGCTTCAAATGATGTTATAGCTTTAATAATTTTAAATTTTTTAAAAAAGAAAAAAATTCATGTCCCAAAAGATATTCAACTAATTGGATTTGACGATATTATCTCTTCTTCAGTTTCTGAACCTAAACTGTCAACGGTAAAAGTTTTCAAGTTTGAGATGGGGAATATCGCTTTAAATAGACTAATTGATTTGATCAATGAAAAGAATCCTCATCCAGCAATGATCTCGTTATTCACCACCTTTATTGAAAGAGATAGTACGATAAGAGCTAAGAATTAGGAATAGTGATCAAGCAATACAAGAAATAAAATGACTTATTTTAAAAAATTACAAATAATTATT
Above is a window of Petrotoga mexicana DSM 14811 DNA encoding:
- a CDS encoding LacI family DNA-binding transcriptional regulator translates to MSKIDDVAKLAGVSIASVSRVLNSKDNVSKKTREKVLQAIEELDYKPSRIARNLANKKSSYNIGLVISKRIDKILKGNDSFGIREFYTTVLAGIESLAKENNIQIKLETFDNGNRKLLEGLDGLLIMGGDRLPKLVENSDLPKVLVDNYIPALKVDSVISNGFDGAYYTIKQMLSRGYKKIVHIHGPLTYWGFRNRFEGYTAAMTEFRLLPQTFECDETPEGILYALNLSLSKKPDVIFASNDVIALIILNFLKKKKIHVPKDIQLIGFDDIISSSVSEPKLSTVKVFKFEMGNIALNRLIDLINEKNPHPAMISLFTTFIERDSTIRAKN